From Lonchura striata isolate bLonStr1 chromosome 3, bLonStr1.mat, whole genome shotgun sequence, one genomic window encodes:
- the PTK7 gene encoding inactive tyrosine-protein kinase 7 isoform X2 → MWQWFRDGSPLPDSHSSYSVSNKERTLTLQSASPDDNGLYYCCARSAVGFVCSHNNFTLNVIDESFPQAVIVPQDLIVTKNEEAMFDCQFAAVPPPTQEWLFEDNPVTNRSKTTVFANGSLLITQVRARSTGVYKCVGHGQRGKSLVLKATLRLAEIEDMAPFSPKVLTANQGHRVSCTAPQGIPTPQVWWERNQERVPTAGRVYQEAEQLIFTSITEMDAGIYTCHAANKAGEKKQELSITVATVPKWVEMPKDSQLEESKPGYLHCLSKASLKPTVTWYRNGVSISEDSRFEISENGTLRINNVEVYDGTMYKCVSSTPAGSIEGYARVHVLEKLKFTPPPQPLQCMEFDKEVTVSCSATGREKPTIQWTKTDGSSLPSHVSHNAGILSFHKVSRSDSGNYTCIASNRPQGEIRATVQLVVAVYVTFKLEPEPTTVYQGHTAMFQCQAEGDPVPHIQWKGKDKILDPGKLLPRIQIMPNGSLVIYDVTTEDSGKYTCIAGNSCNIKHREAFLYVVDKPAAEEDEGPGNHTPYKMIQTIGLSVGAAVAYIIIVLGLMFYCKKRRKAKRLKKHPEGEEPEMECLNGEAGGALLQNGQMTAEIQEEVALTNLGSSSGASKRHSATDKMHFPRSNLQTITTLGRGEFGEVFLAKAKGAEDGEGEALVLVKSLQTRDEQLQLDFRREAEMFGKLNHANVVRLLGLCREAEPHYMVLEYVDLGDLKQFLRISKSKDESLKPQPLTIKHKVSLCTQVALGMEHLSNGRFVHRDLAARNCLVSAQRQVKVSSLSLSKDVYNSEYYHFRQAWIPLRWMPPEAVLEDEFSTKSDVWSFGVLMWEVFTHGEMPYTPLADDEVLAGLQSGKTKLPHPEGCPSRLAKLMQRCWAPSPKDRPSFSELATTLGDSPADSKA, encoded by the exons ATGTGGCAGTGGTTTCGGGATGGTAGCCCCCTCCcggacagccacagctcctaCTCTGTCAGCAACAAGGAGCGGACGCTGACCCTGCAGAGCGCCAGCCCCGATGACAACGGGCTCTACTACTGCTGCGCCCGCAGCGCTGTCGGCTTTGTCTGCAGCCACAACAACTTCACGCTCAATGTCATCG ATGAGAGCTTTCCTCAGGCAGTGATCGTCCCACAGGACCTCATCGTGACCAAGAACGAAGAGGCCATGTTTGACTGCCAGTTTgcagctgtgccccctcccaCACAGGAATGGCTCTTTGAAGACAACCCTGTCACCAACAGATCCAA GACCACCGTGTTTGCCAATGGCTCCCTGCTGATCACCCAGGTTAGGGCTCGCAGCACCGGTGTCTATAAGTGCGTCGGCCATGGGCAGAGGGGGAAATCTCTTGTGCTGAAGGCAACTCTGCGGCTGGCAG AGATTGAAGACATGGCACCCTTCTCCCCGAAGGTGCTGACAGCAAACCAGGGCCATCGCGTGTCCTGCACTGCCCCACAAGGCATACCCACACCCCAGGTCTGGTGGGAGAGAAACCAGGAACGAGTTCCCACTGCTGGAAGGGTGTACCaagaggcagagcagctcattTTCACCAGTATCACCGAGATGGATGCAGGGATCTACACATGCCATGCTGCCAACAAGGCTGGAGAGAAGAAACAGGAGCTGAGCATCACTGTGGCTA CGGTACCCAAATGGGTGGAGATGCCCAAGGACAGCCAGCTGGAGGAGAGCAAGCCAGGATACCTGCACTGCCTCAGCAAGGCCTCCCTGAAACCCACGGTCACCTGGTACCGCAATGGCGTCTCCATTTCTGAG GACTCACGCTTTGAGATCTCGGAGAACGGGACACTGCGCATCAACAACGTGGAGGTGTACGACGGGACCATGTACAAGTGTGTGAGCAGCACCCCGGCAGGCAGCATCGAGGGATACGCGCGCGTGCACGTGCTGG AGAAGCTGAAGTTCACCCCACCACCTCAGCCCCTGCAGTGCATGGAGTTTGATAAGGAGGTTACAGTGTCCTGCTCAGCCACAGGccgggaaaaacccaccatccAGTGGACTAAGACAG ATGGGAGCAGCCTGCCTTCCCACGTCAGCCACAATGCTGGCATCCTGTCCTTCCACAAGGTGAGCAGGAGCGACTCGGGGAACTACACGTGCATCGCCTCCAACAGGCCGCAGGGCGAGATCCGTGCCACCGTGCAGCTCGTGGTAGCAG TTTACGTCACCTTCAAGCTGGAGCCAGAGCCCACAACGGTGTACCAGGGCCACACAGCCATGTTCCAGTGCCAGGCAGAGGGGGACCCTGTACCGCATATCCAGTGGAAAGGGAAGGACAAGATTTTGGATCCCGGCAAGCTCCTGCCCAG GATTCAGATCATGCCCAATGGCTCCTTGGTGATTTACGACGTCACCACTGAGGACTCTGGGAAATACACCTGCATCGCTGGCAACAGCTGCAACATCAAGCACCGGGAGGCATTCCTGTATGTTGTAG ACAAGCCAGCAGCAGAAGAGGATGAGGGACCTGGCAACCACACACCCTACAAGATGATCCAGACCATTGGGCTCTCAGTGGGGGCGGCTGTTGCCTACATTATTATTGTGCTGGGGCTGATGTTCTACTGtaagaagaggagaaaagccaAGAGGCTGAAGAAGCACCCAGAGGGCGAGGAGCCTGAAATGGAGTGTCTGAACGGTGAGGCCG GCGGTGCTTTGCTGCAGAATGGGCAGATGACAGCAGAGATTCAGGAAGAAGTGGCCTTGACCAACCTGGGCAGCAGCTCGGGGGCCAGCAAGCGCCACAGTGCTACTGACAAGATGCACTTTCCACGTTCCAACCTGCAGACAATCACAACCCTGG GCAGGGGGGAGTTTGGTGAGGTGTTCCTGGCGAAGGCCAAAGGTGCAGAAGATGGTGAGGGTGAAGCGCTGGTGCTGGTGAAGAGCCTGCAGACAAGGgatgagcagctgcagctcgaCTTCAGGCGGGAGGCAGAGATGTTTGGGAAGCTGAACCACGCCAACGTGGTgcggctgctggggctgtgccgcGAGGCAGAGCCACACTACATGGTCCTGGAGTATGTAGACCTG GGGGACCTGAAGCAGTTTCTGAGAATCTCCAAGAGCAAAGATGAGTCTCTGAAGCCACAGCCACTCACTATCAAACATAAG GTGTCTCTCTGCACACAGGTGGCTCTGggcatggagcacctctccAATGGCAGGTTCGTGCACCGGGATTTGGCAGCCAGGAATTGCCTGGTCAGCGCCCAGCGGCAGGTCAAGGTCTCATCCCTGAGCCTCAGCAAGGACGTGTACAACAG CGAGTACTACCATTTCCGCCAGGCCTGGATCCCACTGCGCTGGATGCCACctgaggctgtgctggaagATGAGTTCTCCACTAAGTCAGATGTGTGGTCCTTTGGGGTGCTCATGTGGGAGGTCTTCACGCATGGGGAGATGCCCTACACTCCGCTGGCAGATGATGAGGTCCTAGCAG
- the PTK7 gene encoding inactive tyrosine-protein kinase 7 isoform X1 — protein MAAVRRMAAVRALLVLAVGTQASILFTKEPYSQDALHGRSAILRCEVKEPADMEFEWLQNGLPVQDTEQRFKEGSNLQFAAVDRHRDAGVFQCLARNVLSGEEARSANASFNIKWIETGSVVLKQPASVAEIQPSSTVVLRCHIDGHPRPMWQWFRDGSPLPDSHSSYSVSNKERTLTLQSASPDDNGLYYCCARSAVGFVCSHNNFTLNVIDESFPQAVIVPQDLIVTKNEEAMFDCQFAAVPPPTQEWLFEDNPVTNRSKTTVFANGSLLITQVRARSTGVYKCVGHGQRGKSLVLKATLRLAEIEDMAPFSPKVLTANQGHRVSCTAPQGIPTPQVWWERNQERVPTAGRVYQEAEQLIFTSITEMDAGIYTCHAANKAGEKKQELSITVATVPKWVEMPKDSQLEESKPGYLHCLSKASLKPTVTWYRNGVSISEDSRFEISENGTLRINNVEVYDGTMYKCVSSTPAGSIEGYARVHVLEKLKFTPPPQPLQCMEFDKEVTVSCSATGREKPTIQWTKTDGSSLPSHVSHNAGILSFHKVSRSDSGNYTCIASNRPQGEIRATVQLVVAVYVTFKLEPEPTTVYQGHTAMFQCQAEGDPVPHIQWKGKDKILDPGKLLPRIQIMPNGSLVIYDVTTEDSGKYTCIAGNSCNIKHREAFLYVVDKPAAEEDEGPGNHTPYKMIQTIGLSVGAAVAYIIIVLGLMFYCKKRRKAKRLKKHPEGEEPEMECLNGGALLQNGQMTAEIQEEVALTNLGSSSGASKRHSATDKMHFPRSNLQTITTLGRGEFGEVFLAKAKGAEDGEGEALVLVKSLQTRDEQLQLDFRREAEMFGKLNHANVVRLLGLCREAEPHYMVLEYVDLGDLKQFLRISKSKDESLKPQPLTIKHKVSLCTQVALGMEHLSNGRFVHRDLAARNCLVSAQRQVKVSSLSLSKDVYNSEYYHFRQAWIPLRWMPPEAVLEDEFSTKSDVWSFGVLMWEVFTHGEMPYTPLADDEVLAGLQSGKTKLPHPEGCPSRLAKLMQRCWAPSPKDRPSFSELATTLGDSPADSKA, from the exons CCGTGGGGACCCAGGCAAGCATTCTTTTCACAAAAGAGCCATACTCCCAGGATGCCCTGCACGGCCGCAGCGCCATCCTCCGCTGCGAGGTGAAGGAGCCAGCGGACATGGAGTTCGAGTGGCTGCAGAACGGGCTTCCCGTTCAGGACACGGAGCAGCGCTTCAAGGAAGGCAGCAACCTCCAGTTTGCTGCCGTGGATCGGCACCGGGATGCCGGCGTCTTCCAGTGCCTGGCAAGGAACGTGCTCAGCGGGGAGGAGGCGCGCTCAGCCAACGCGTCCTTCAACATCAAGT GGATTGAGACAGGCAGTGTGGTTCTGAAGCAGCCGGCCAGCGTAGCTGAGATCCAGCCCTCCTCCACAGTGGTTCTGCGGTGTCACATCGATGGCCACCCACG CCCCATGTGGCAGTGGTTTCGGGATGGTAGCCCCCTCCcggacagccacagctcctaCTCTGTCAGCAACAAGGAGCGGACGCTGACCCTGCAGAGCGCCAGCCCCGATGACAACGGGCTCTACTACTGCTGCGCCCGCAGCGCTGTCGGCTTTGTCTGCAGCCACAACAACTTCACGCTCAATGTCATCG ATGAGAGCTTTCCTCAGGCAGTGATCGTCCCACAGGACCTCATCGTGACCAAGAACGAAGAGGCCATGTTTGACTGCCAGTTTgcagctgtgccccctcccaCACAGGAATGGCTCTTTGAAGACAACCCTGTCACCAACAGATCCAA GACCACCGTGTTTGCCAATGGCTCCCTGCTGATCACCCAGGTTAGGGCTCGCAGCACCGGTGTCTATAAGTGCGTCGGCCATGGGCAGAGGGGGAAATCTCTTGTGCTGAAGGCAACTCTGCGGCTGGCAG AGATTGAAGACATGGCACCCTTCTCCCCGAAGGTGCTGACAGCAAACCAGGGCCATCGCGTGTCCTGCACTGCCCCACAAGGCATACCCACACCCCAGGTCTGGTGGGAGAGAAACCAGGAACGAGTTCCCACTGCTGGAAGGGTGTACCaagaggcagagcagctcattTTCACCAGTATCACCGAGATGGATGCAGGGATCTACACATGCCATGCTGCCAACAAGGCTGGAGAGAAGAAACAGGAGCTGAGCATCACTGTGGCTA CGGTACCCAAATGGGTGGAGATGCCCAAGGACAGCCAGCTGGAGGAGAGCAAGCCAGGATACCTGCACTGCCTCAGCAAGGCCTCCCTGAAACCCACGGTCACCTGGTACCGCAATGGCGTCTCCATTTCTGAG GACTCACGCTTTGAGATCTCGGAGAACGGGACACTGCGCATCAACAACGTGGAGGTGTACGACGGGACCATGTACAAGTGTGTGAGCAGCACCCCGGCAGGCAGCATCGAGGGATACGCGCGCGTGCACGTGCTGG AGAAGCTGAAGTTCACCCCACCACCTCAGCCCCTGCAGTGCATGGAGTTTGATAAGGAGGTTACAGTGTCCTGCTCAGCCACAGGccgggaaaaacccaccatccAGTGGACTAAGACAG ATGGGAGCAGCCTGCCTTCCCACGTCAGCCACAATGCTGGCATCCTGTCCTTCCACAAGGTGAGCAGGAGCGACTCGGGGAACTACACGTGCATCGCCTCCAACAGGCCGCAGGGCGAGATCCGTGCCACCGTGCAGCTCGTGGTAGCAG TTTACGTCACCTTCAAGCTGGAGCCAGAGCCCACAACGGTGTACCAGGGCCACACAGCCATGTTCCAGTGCCAGGCAGAGGGGGACCCTGTACCGCATATCCAGTGGAAAGGGAAGGACAAGATTTTGGATCCCGGCAAGCTCCTGCCCAG GATTCAGATCATGCCCAATGGCTCCTTGGTGATTTACGACGTCACCACTGAGGACTCTGGGAAATACACCTGCATCGCTGGCAACAGCTGCAACATCAAGCACCGGGAGGCATTCCTGTATGTTGTAG ACAAGCCAGCAGCAGAAGAGGATGAGGGACCTGGCAACCACACACCCTACAAGATGATCCAGACCATTGGGCTCTCAGTGGGGGCGGCTGTTGCCTACATTATTATTGTGCTGGGGCTGATGTTCTACTGtaagaagaggagaaaagccaAGAGGCTGAAGAAGCACCCAGAGGGCGAGGAGCCTGAAATGGAGTGTCTGAACG GCGGTGCTTTGCTGCAGAATGGGCAGATGACAGCAGAGATTCAGGAAGAAGTGGCCTTGACCAACCTGGGCAGCAGCTCGGGGGCCAGCAAGCGCCACAGTGCTACTGACAAGATGCACTTTCCACGTTCCAACCTGCAGACAATCACAACCCTGG GCAGGGGGGAGTTTGGTGAGGTGTTCCTGGCGAAGGCCAAAGGTGCAGAAGATGGTGAGGGTGAAGCGCTGGTGCTGGTGAAGAGCCTGCAGACAAGGgatgagcagctgcagctcgaCTTCAGGCGGGAGGCAGAGATGTTTGGGAAGCTGAACCACGCCAACGTGGTgcggctgctggggctgtgccgcGAGGCAGAGCCACACTACATGGTCCTGGAGTATGTAGACCTG GGGGACCTGAAGCAGTTTCTGAGAATCTCCAAGAGCAAAGATGAGTCTCTGAAGCCACAGCCACTCACTATCAAACATAAG GTGTCTCTCTGCACACAGGTGGCTCTGggcatggagcacctctccAATGGCAGGTTCGTGCACCGGGATTTGGCAGCCAGGAATTGCCTGGTCAGCGCCCAGCGGCAGGTCAAGGTCTCATCCCTGAGCCTCAGCAAGGACGTGTACAACAG CGAGTACTACCATTTCCGCCAGGCCTGGATCCCACTGCGCTGGATGCCACctgaggctgtgctggaagATGAGTTCTCCACTAAGTCAGATGTGTGGTCCTTTGGGGTGCTCATGTGGGAGGTCTTCACGCATGGGGAGATGCCCTACACTCCGCTGGCAGATGATGAGGTCCTAGCAG